The sequence taataataataataatagaaatactaatattatagatgataaaaacaatagattgtattattttctaatagctaaaatattgataatgataattatatataataataattcttaataataataatatctaataacaaataataataataataatactgattttaatgctaatattaatatacatattaattaatgaatgtaataataataacatgtcaattatattataacttgtaattctatatatatatttgtatacatatttatatgtatacactgtatttaatatatctgtttatatatatatctgtagacatatatgtattatttttagtctcattagttattaagtataactataataataatacttcttaatattttaaataataataataacactttataataatgtaatggtaataataattatattattaataataataatatctataagttttataataataatattattaataataatgataatattataataatttaaatttatcacacttcatatctatataaattaccactaatacttcttataataatgagaataatattattgttgtataaaattttaatatattaatattacatgttatcatttataatttatattatgtaataacttatattggatagtaattatatatatatatatatatatatatatatatatatatatatatatatatatatatatatatatatatattaatagaaatataatatcatgtatcttattttacatatttatttttaatggttaaattatattttataatttcaagttaatatacatatacttacatttatatatacatatttatttacaaacaattgttcatgaatcgtcgggaataatcaatggttaaatgctttcatgaaatagttcaaaaattctaaCATTTaatctaatagactttgcttaacatgtcgaaactatataaagattaagtttaaatttggtcagaaattcccgggtcgtcacacgatccactcgcttcgtgatggatatgaaAGAACCAAAATGGTATGAATGAAcccaaatggatatggatatggacattgaTGAAAAACTCTATTCATGAATATATCCATTAATACccaaaatacatatacaaatacataactataaatatacgcttacatatttactattacaaatgcATTTACCATTAGATTTTCATTTTGCTTTCAAtattataatgaaataactataatatattacaataaaacacgtgTATCTAATAAAATAAATCAACAAATCacatatttaattttttataatttatgtttaataataaacTCAATAAAtgtattttatatttaaaaaatattacACATTCTTGTGGATATATTTTGATTATGTCATGTTATATACATTTTTGCTATATTACGTTTTTATTTTcatcgcatattagaaaatattatattcgataatatttttttaatatctaATGAATATCCATTAAACTGCTTCATCAAgtgaatataaatatgaatatatgaacatcattaatTAGGTATGAatgaataaaaattaaataaataaataaatataaatattaatatgataagCCTCATTCAATTCATATGCTACCTTTACTTATTAGTGTAGGTGAggcaaattaaaattaaaattaaattactaaATTAAAGTAAATTAAGAACAACCACCCGTTTGATAATCAGGCGTGCTTATATAGATAAGGCAAAGGACTTATCATATTCAAATATCATCTCGTAGTACTCGTATCTCACCTGCTATTTATATCTCGTGTGTCTTTGTTCTTCGATTCACATCTCTTCTGTGCTTTTTCTCTCCCTTCTCAAATtccctaacaaaaaaaaaaaaaaaaaaggtacatATATATCATCTATATATATGTACAAACCTTCAGATCTGTTTCTGTAATCTTTCATCATCTTATTCAAAGGTATGTAACCTCAATTTATGCCTAATTCTCGTTAACCTAGTAATTATTACTGCAAATTATTGCCTCTGTATGCGCAATCATACGTGCAGAtgattttttttatctatatatatagtatgtGTGTTTGTATACGCTAATTGCTAATTTTTTTGTTGAATTAATAACTGTAGCTGTTCGTTAGGGTTTTGCTTGTTGAGTTATGTGTTCAATTTTTCCTAATTAGAGGTTAAACTATTTTTATTTTTGGAAATACGTGGAATTTAATTTAATTATGcattttattttgtatttgttgTAGTTTTTTGGGAAGAAAGGAAAGCTATGTCTTCCCTTAGTAGAGAGCTTGTTTTTTTAATACTTCAGTTTTTAGATGAAGAGAAATTTAAGGAGACTGTTCACAGGTACGTTTACAAAGCTGATTtcgtttttagatatttaatttaattaatgttgaatatataattatgtatacatatctgttattgttatagaATTTGATTGTGGAGTTGTGTTGATGTGTGATTGAGTTTGTTGTATTGTTTAGGTTGGAGCAGGAGTCAGGGTTTTTCTTTAATGTTCGTTACTTTGAGGAAATGGTGACGAATGGCGAGTGGGATGAGGTTGAAAAATATCTGTCCGGATTCACGAAAGTGGACGATAACAGATATTCAATGAAGATCTTCTTTGAGATACGAAAGCAGAAATATCTAGAAGCTTTAGATAAGTATGTTTTCTGTATTGTATTATTGAATTGTGTGCTTTCATATCTGAAAGCTTCGATTTTTGCATTTATTGTTCGCGCGCTTAGGATATGCTATACCACCACAAATGAAATTAATGAATGATGGAATGTGGAAAATATTAATGTCTTGTTTCCATTTACTTGATATGCTGGGCTTTGTTTTGTCGTTTAGGAATATCTTGGAGACACTCTAGGTTTGGATAGAATTGGTTTTGGTTAGAGATTGATAAGCAGACCGATTTTTGTAATGATGTACAGCATCTTATGACATATATAAATTTTAGGAAGGATCGTGCTAAAGCTGTCGAAATTCTAGTGAAGGACTTAAAGGTGTTTTCAGCTTTTAATGAGGATCTTTTCAAAGAAATCACACAACTTTTAACTCTGGAGAATTTCAGGTTTGGAAATgtatttcattaattatgtaatgcatacaatgttatttttatttaatttacttaTTTTCGATTTTGTAAAACGTTGGTTAAAATGTTGATGAAAGTATTTCTTCATACAGAGACAACGAGCAATTATCAAAGTATGGAGACACAAAGTCTGCGAGGGGTATAATGTTGGGTGAGCTTAAAAAGCTCATCGAAGCGAATCCTCTGTTTCGTGATAAGCTAAACTTCCCAACTTTGAAAAATTCGCGATTGCGGACACTCATCAATCAAAGGTTAGGATTTTTTTTGCTATTCGGGGTTGATTTTTCTTTCTCAATTTTATGATTCTGTTCTGAATATCCTTTTATATTTGTAGTTTAAACTGGCAACATCAGCTGTGTAAAAACCCAAAGCCAAATCCAGACATAAAGACTTTGTTTGTTGACCATTCTTGTGGACAGTCACAACCGAATGGTGCAAGGGCTCCATCCCCTGTGAATAACCCACTAATGGGTGCTGTACCAAAGCCGACAGGCTTTCCTCCATTGGGCGCACATGTAGTAAGCGCAAAATAGTTTTTAAATCTtccttatttgttataaaaatgaataaCTTTGCTTTGAATTACTTTGCATTTATTTCTGTTATTATTATATAAAGCCTTTTCAGCCTGCACAAGCAGCTTTGCCAACACCTCTTGCTGGTTGGATGGCAAACCCTTCCGTTGTGCCTCATCCATCCGCTTCTGCCGGTCCTCTTGGTTTCAATCCACCAAATAATGCTGGTACATAGTTTATTATATTGTACCTGCTTCATGTGGTCGTATATATTGTTGCACGTGttagtaatacttgattttttttcacATGATAGCTTTATTAAAGCGCCCCAGGACTCccccaaccaacaacaatcttGCTGTTGACTATCAAACTGCAGACTCAGAACATGTATTAAAGAGAACAAGGACCTTTGGCATATCGGAGGAGGTATTCACTTCCTCTGTTTCGTTTGACTTTAACGTTTTGTACTTTTTTTTCTCTTAAAAGATTAATTTTGGTTATGCTATCGTTCTTAAACATCTATGTGTTGTTACTTGTTAGCAGGTCAACCATCTACCAGTAAATATCTTACCTGTTGGTTACAGTGGTCAGAGTCATGGTCAAAGCTCATACTCGTCTGATGATTTACCTAAAACTGTGGCGATGGCCCTAAATCAGGGTTCAATTGTCAAAAGCATGGATTTTCATCCAGTACAACAAATTTTGCTTCTTGGTTTGTTCTCATTTGCTTTAGAGTTGACCTTTTGGCTTCCCTTTAATCGTGTATAACTTGCAATCATTCCTGTTTTTTGTTTAGTTGGAACAAGTACGGGAGATATCATGATATGGGAACTCGGTAGTAGAGAAAAACTTGTTCATAAGAATTTCAAGGTTTGGGATCTTAGTGTTTGCTCAATGCCTGTGCAGGTTTGCATTCTAACCTtgattaaaattgatgatattATGTTTACACTTTGAAGTTTGACTGTTGTCTCTTGTGCTAGGCCTCTTTGACCAGTGACTACACTGCATCCGTCAATCGTGTAACTTGGAATGCTGATGGAACCCTATTTGGTATGTCGGTGGTTATTAATTTATTTCATAAGATCTGAATTAACTAATATGATATTTATTAGGTGTCGCATATTCAAAGCACATTGTGCAAATTTACTCTTACCATGGCGGTGATGATCTCCGAAACCACTTGGAGGTTTATCTATTTTTCTCTTAAGTAACTgtcattattatatattaaatgcatATCTATTTTAGGTTCAAATCCCCAATCCGTATAATCTTTTGTTTGATATATATACAGATTGAGGCCCATGTTGGCAGTGTTAATGATATTGCATTTTCTTACCCAAACAAACAACTTTGCATTGTGACTTGCGGAGAAGACAAATTAATAAAAGTTTGGGATGCAGTAACGGGAAATAAGCAGTATACGTTTGAAGGTCATGAAGCACCTGTATATTCCGTTTGTCCCCATTATAAAGAAAACATTCAGGTATAACCTATATCTCTAAAATGTGTATTGTTCTTACTAAAATTTAGTTACTGTTCTAATTTCTCTACTTACCTATACCAGTTTATATTCTCAACTGCAACCGATGGAAAAATAAAAGCATGGTTGTATGACAATATGGGTTCGAGAGTTGACTATGATGCACCAGGTCATTCATCAACTACTATGGCATACAATGCAGACGGGACAAGGTTTGAAAAGTCAACGACTTTATGCTTATGTTGGCATTAGGGTTCATACTTACTATGTCTGATGCTAATTAAACAATATCATATGTTCACGCATAATAGGTTATTTTCATGCGGTACAAATAAAGAAGGAGAATCATACATTGTGGAATGGAATGAAAGTGAAGGGGCTGTCAAACGTACATATAATGGGCTTGGGAAGCGATCTGTAGGAGTTGTACAGTTTGACACCACCAAAAATCGGTTCCTTGCTGCTGGTGATGAGGGTTTGATAAAATTTTGGGATATGGATAATGTTAACTTATTGACAACCGTTGATGCTGAGAGTGGTCTACCGGTACACTAAAtacaatctatatctatatctatatgtatatgattATATGTTTATTAATTTCAGCTGAGCTAATATGTTGGTTCTTGAAAAAAAATTGATATCTGCAGACTGCTCCTTGCATACGATTTAACAAGGAGGGGATTCTAATGGCTGTTTCGACAAATGAGAATGGTATCAAAGTTTTAGCGAATCCAGATGGGCTTAGGCTACTAAGAACCTTAGAGAATCGTTCTTTTGACCCCTCTAGAGTTGCATCCGCATCTGCAGTAAAGGTAAATGTTAGACCTGACATTTTCAACCTATTTACTTGCGTTGGATTATAAATCATCTTCAACGGATAAATACATTTAGCTTGACTCCTCTAAATAATTTTACTTATAGAattttatcattttgaataaatCTAGGTTTTTCTCATCATAGTTTAAATACTATTTATCAATAAGTATTTATCATCTAGTATTTTGGATGATAAGTGTTATGGTCCTCTCTTTGCTTTTTTCTTACTGCATGCTCTGCGTTATGTACAGAGCTCTGCAATGAGTACATTTGGTGCTGCAAATGCTTCTACTGGACTAAGTATTATGGATAGACCTACACCTATTCCCTCGATGGTTGCAATGGTTAGATATATAACGTTTGGGAATCACGATAGTAATGTCTCTTTCCTTATCTGCTGCCCATGTAACCATTATGTTAATATATTTTTGCATGGGTTGTCCTTGTAGAATGGTGACAATCGGAACTTGGTTGATGTTAAGCCGAGAATCGGAGATGAGTCGATGGACAAATCAAAAATATGGAAGCTGACCGAAATCACAGAAGCTTCGCAGTGTCGCTCCTTAAGGCTTCCGGATACATCTTCTGCAATGAGGGTATTTGGTTACTTTACTCCAAAATTTTGAATTTCTGCAATGGTTTTTGTTTCTTTATCGAACTTTATTGACCTTCTTCCTTAATGTATTCCCACAGGTTACAAGGTTAATATACACAAATACAGGACTTGGGATATTAGCTCTAGCAGCCAACGGCGTCCATAAATTATGGAAATGGACCAAAAATGAGCGGAACAAAATCCCGAAGGTATCTATTAGTTTATTACTGGGTCCTTACATCTTAATCCCGCAATTAAATGTTAACCCAGTTATGTTTCTTACTATTTCCTTACGTCTTTCAGGCTACTACCAGTATTGTCCCTATATTTTGGCAACCAACAAGCGGCATCTTGATGACCAATGTTATCAGTGATGCAAACCCCGAAGAATCTGTTTCGTGCTTTGCATTGTCAAAGAATGACTCTTATGTAATGTCGGCATCAGGGGGGAAGATCTCTTTGTTTAATATGATGACATTTAAGGTAACATGTCTAGATTTATTTATACCAATCTATATACTTTACCAAATACCATTATTAatgtattgatttttaatatataatatataatataatatataatataataatatatatgcaGACAATGACTACATTCATGCCACCTCCACCTGCTGCAACCTTTTTGGCATTCCATCCACAAGACAATAACATTATAGCCATAGGCATGGACGATTCTTCTATTCAAATATACAATGTTCGCATTGATGAGGTTGTTACTACGTCTATCTTTATTGAAACCTAGATATGTTTGAATCTTTGAAAAATGAGATAACATTTATTATGTTTTGGTGAATAGGTCAAAACCAAGCTAAAAGGCCATAGTAAGCGGATAACTGGCCTGGCCTTCTCTAATGTTCTAAATGTGCTAGTGTCTTCTGGTGCTGATTCCCAGGTGTGAAAACTTGAGCACTCGACAGCCTTCGGCACATTTTTATTCAATTTAAAGAAATTTAAATTCTCAAAAAGAATGAATCTTTTTCTTCACAGTTGTGTATTTGGAGCACAGAAGGATGGGAGAAGCAAACAAATAAACAGTTGCAAATTCCACCTGGACGTGTTGCTGCTCCTGTAGTGGATACCCGTGTACAGTTTCACAATGATCAGACACATCTGCTTGCAGTCCATGAAACTCAGATAGCTATATATGAAGCACCTAAACTTGAATGCCTTAAGCAGGTCAGTATTGTTGGTAAAACCGCTGTGGGACCTGTCGATGGGTCCGCCAGAGGGTCGGTTTTTACCTTTTATTTGTTGGTAAACTATTCATCTTGTAGGGCCCTGTTCAGATATCATTCTTGTGATTGCTAATTTTATCATCCATTGAGCGGTTTTACCTTTTATTTGTTGGTAAACTATTCATCTTGTAGGGCCCTGTTCAGATATCATTCTTGTGATTGCTAATTTTATCATCCATTGAACAGTGGGTCCCTCCGGAAGCAAGTGGTTTGATCACACATGCTACCTATTCGTGCGATGGTCTATCAGTTTTTGTGAGTTTTGAGGATGGAAGTGTTGGTATTCTTACTGCATCAACACTCAGATTGCGATGCCGAATTAGTTCCGCCACATACTTGCCATCCAATCCAAAGTGAGTATATCTCTAAGGTCGACTAAACCAAATGATGGTTATTTTTTAACAGGGGAGCAGCTTTTTTCCATAATATATTTTGAATGCATAGAATTTAAAAAGCTTCATCATTTTATCCTTTTTTTCACTTATTTgaatttaaatattttatatatgctGTAATCATAAGTGACCCACTAATGTAAATTGAAAAGCTTAAAACTTTTTGGACAAATAGTTCTTCAGGTCCACTTGACATTACATGTAACTAAAATAACCTAAGCTCGTTTGGATCAACGTGCATATACAGCACCTTTACTTTTAGTTTGTAAACGCTGTTAAACGTTAAACTTGCTATTTTGCAGTGCAAGGGTGTATCCAGTTGTGATTGCTGCTCATCCGACACACATCAATCAATTTGCGTTAGGACTGACTGATGGTGGTGTAATTGTAGTCGAGCCTCAAGAATCAGAAGGGAAATGGGGCACTTCACCACCGCTTGAAAATGGTGCTGGACCAAGCAGTATAACTGCAGGTGCAACTGGTACAACTGATCAAGCACAGAGGTAACTATTAACGATGAATGAAAGAGTTGGGTACAGCAGTCGGTCAGTGTAGGCAGGCAGTGCTATCTTGATGTAGTGTTATTGACTTCCTTTAGAATCAAGTATAGGTGGTGTAAAGCAAATCTTTGAAGACATCTTTTCGAGAATGTTCTGTTTCCTTTATCGTTTTCGTAGTTGAGTTAATTAGTAGCATATATACAGAGGTTTTTATGAGTGTTTGTCAACTATTTTTAGTTGTTTTAGTCAGATGTGATTGTTACAATTAATGTGACCCAAACAATGCAGGTGATAAACAAATCATGCACTCACACAATGAACGAAAGCAAAACGTAAGTAACTTTACACTAAGAATTAACGTGATTACTTTActtcacggaccaactagagagtatTTGATTGATAAATTTCGTGCATACTGATGTATGACCAACTAGAGAGTATTTTATTGATAAATTTCGTGCATACTGATGTATGAGTTACGTAGTGTCTAAAATGTCACCCAAACAATGCAGGTGATAAACAAATCATGCACTCACACAATGAACGAAAGCAAAACGTAAGTAACTTTACACAAGAATTAACGTGATTActtcacggaccaactagagagtatTTTATTGATAAATTTCGTGCATACTGATGTATGACCAACTAGAgagtattttattgataaaggtgtGGAAGGATCACCTCCCTTTTCGGAAAATTGATAACACGTATTCCTTTTCGGGCGTTTGAAAACGTTATATAAGAACTTTTATTGTCGAATTTGTTATTATAATCTACCTTTTCAGGCCATTTGCCCTAAACTAAACTGTGCAGGCAAAATATAGGACCCAGCAAAACATATCAAGTAACACAGACAAATTAACATCACTGTTGGATTGGATGTGAATCGAACAAGCTAGTTTTGTACATCTCGCGGTTGCGAAGGTTAAACTCGCCAGAGGGAAAGAAAAGCTCGAGAACGCGAAA comes from Rutidosis leptorrhynchoides isolate AG116_Rl617_1_P2 chromosome 4, CSIRO_AGI_Rlap_v1, whole genome shotgun sequence and encodes:
- the LOC139839841 gene encoding topless-related protein 4-like isoform X2, which codes for MSSLSRELVFLILQFLDEEKFKETVHRLEQESGFFFNVRYFEEMVTNGEWDEVEKYLSGFTKVDDNRYSMKIFFEIRKQKYLEALDKKDRAKAVEILVKDLKVFSAFNEDLFKEITQLLTLENFRDNEQLSKYGDTKSARGIMLGELKKLIEANPLFRDKLNFPTLKNSRLRTLINQSLNWQHQLCKNPKPNPDIKTLFVDHSCGQSQPNGARAPSPVNNPLMGAVPKPTGFPPLGAHVPFQPAQAALPTPLAGWMANPSVVPHPSASAGPLGFNPPNNAALLKRPRTPPTNNNLAVDYQTADSEHVLKRTRTFGISEEVNHLPVNILPVGYSGQSHGQSSYSSDDLPKTVAMALNQGSIVKSMDFHPVQQILLLVGTSTGDIMIWELGSREKLVHKNFKVWDLSVCSMPVQASLTSDYTASVNRVTWNADGTLFGVAYSKHIVQIYSYHGGDDLRNHLEIEAHVGSVNDIAFSYPNKQLCIVTCGEDKLIKVWDAVTGNKQYTFEGHEAPVYSVCPHYKENIQFIFSTATDGKIKAWLYDNMGSRVDYDAPGHSSTTMAYNADGTRLFSCGTNKEGESYIVEWNESEGAVKRTYNGLGKRSVGVVQFDTTKNRFLAAGDEGLIKFWDMDNVNLLTTVDAESGLPTAPCIRFNKEGILMAVSTNENGIKVLANPDGLRLLRTLENRSFDPSRVASASAVKSSAMSTFGAANASTGLSIMDRPTPIPSMVAMNGDNRNLVDVKPRIGDESMDKSKIWKLTEITEASQCRSLRLPDTSSAMRVTRLIYTNTGLGILALAANGVHKLWKWTKNERNKIPKATTSIVPIFWQPTSGILMTNVISDANPEESVSCFALSKNDSYVMSASGGKISLFNMMTFKTMTTFMPPPPAATFLAFHPQDNNIIAIGMDDSSIQIYNVRIDEVKTKLKGHSKRITGLAFSNVLNVLVSSGADSQLCIWSTEGWEKQTNKQLQIPPGRVAAPVVDTRVQFHNDQTHLLAVHETQIAIYEAPKLECLKQWVPPEASGLITHATYSCDGLSVFVSFEDGSVGILTASTLRLRCRISSATYLPSNPNARVYPVVIAAHPTHINQFALGLTDGGVIVVEPQESEGKWGTSPPLENGAGPSSITAGATGTTDQAQR
- the LOC139839841 gene encoding topless-related protein 4-like isoform X1 produces the protein MSSLSRELVFLILQFLDEEKFKETVHRLEQESGFFFNVRYFEEMVTNGEWDEVEKYLSGFTKVDDNRYSMKIFFEIRKQKYLEALDKKDRAKAVEILVKDLKVFSAFNEDLFKEITQLLTLENFRDNEQLSKYGDTKSARGIMLGELKKLIEANPLFRDKLNFPTLKNSRLRTLINQSLNWQHQLCKNPKPNPDIKTLFVDHSCGQSQPNGARAPSPVNNPLMGAVPKPTGFPPLGAHVPFQPAQAALPTPLAGWMANPSVVPHPSASAGPLGFNPPNNAALLKRPRTPPTNNNLAVDYQTADSEHVLKRTRTFGISEEQVNHLPVNILPVGYSGQSHGQSSYSSDDLPKTVAMALNQGSIVKSMDFHPVQQILLLVGTSTGDIMIWELGSREKLVHKNFKVWDLSVCSMPVQASLTSDYTASVNRVTWNADGTLFGVAYSKHIVQIYSYHGGDDLRNHLEIEAHVGSVNDIAFSYPNKQLCIVTCGEDKLIKVWDAVTGNKQYTFEGHEAPVYSVCPHYKENIQFIFSTATDGKIKAWLYDNMGSRVDYDAPGHSSTTMAYNADGTRLFSCGTNKEGESYIVEWNESEGAVKRTYNGLGKRSVGVVQFDTTKNRFLAAGDEGLIKFWDMDNVNLLTTVDAESGLPTAPCIRFNKEGILMAVSTNENGIKVLANPDGLRLLRTLENRSFDPSRVASASAVKSSAMSTFGAANASTGLSIMDRPTPIPSMVAMNGDNRNLVDVKPRIGDESMDKSKIWKLTEITEASQCRSLRLPDTSSAMRVTRLIYTNTGLGILALAANGVHKLWKWTKNERNKIPKATTSIVPIFWQPTSGILMTNVISDANPEESVSCFALSKNDSYVMSASGGKISLFNMMTFKTMTTFMPPPPAATFLAFHPQDNNIIAIGMDDSSIQIYNVRIDEVKTKLKGHSKRITGLAFSNVLNVLVSSGADSQLCIWSTEGWEKQTNKQLQIPPGRVAAPVVDTRVQFHNDQTHLLAVHETQIAIYEAPKLECLKQWVPPEASGLITHATYSCDGLSVFVSFEDGSVGILTASTLRLRCRISSATYLPSNPNARVYPVVIAAHPTHINQFALGLTDGGVIVVEPQESEGKWGTSPPLENGAGPSSITAGATGTTDQAQR